In the genome of Magnolia sinica isolate HGM2019 chromosome 2, MsV1, whole genome shotgun sequence, one region contains:
- the LOC131225414 gene encoding uncharacterized protein LOC131225414 encodes MCTGLSKANDRSPTLYTFLQSNGVHNILRCVCQLSVEVLVEYSSHSPLSLSLSLSLSRSSPFAFLDLSPSYSLDRSPFLSLPLSISLISLPLYRRLPVRSLRSSHLIDLPPIANGNRRNQSTKSEETTPLAGSSAGVIVSMVNASGNSMQDGLKFTKNLAKDCRLNGTAFRLGVKYNGLSIIQHVITTFIKSRPLLVLTYC; translated from the exons ATGTGTACTGGGCTGTCCAAAGCCAATGACAGGTCTCCAACTCTCTACACTTTTCTCCAATCAAATGGCGTCCATAACATCCTTAGGTGTGTATGTCAATTATCTGTTGAGGTACTTGTGGAATACAG CTCCCATtctcctctttccctctctctctctctctctctctcccgatcttCTCCCTTTGCcttcctcgatctctctccctcgtACTCTCTTGATCGCTCTCCCTTCCTCTcgctccctctctcgatctccctgatTTCCCTCCCTCTCTATCGGCGTCTCCCAGTTCGTTCTCTTCGAAGCAGTCATTTGATCGATCTCCCTCCAATAGCCAACGGGAATAGAAGAAATCAGAGCACGAAGTCAgag GAAACCACACCACTGGCCGGTTCGTCAGCCGGTGTCATAGTCTCTATGGTGAATGCTTCTGGAAACAGCATGCAAGATGGCCtaaaatttaccaaaaatttggctAAAGATTGCCGGCTCAATGGCACTGCATTCCGCCTTGGGGTTAAGTATAATGGGTTAAGTATAATACAACACGTAATCACTACCTTTATTAAATCTAGGCCCCTGCTTGTATTGACATATTGTTGA